The Dehalogenimonas sp. 4OHTPN genome window below encodes:
- a CDS encoding hydrogenase maturation protease: MEETAATLILGVGNVALGDEGFGIHVARRIKEIGVSDNVKVEAGGVAGFDLLGLLPGVERLVIVDVMDADMPAGEIGWFELDEDFKSAEASKLSFHQVGVVELLQIAGVIGLKPKVEFLVTRPMLMEWSFELSADVQQAADKAVQHLQRLFPRRAA; the protein is encoded by the coding sequence ATGGAGGAAACCGCCGCGACGCTGATCCTCGGCGTGGGGAACGTGGCGCTGGGCGACGAAGGCTTCGGCATACACGTCGCCAGGCGGATCAAGGAAATCGGGGTTTCGGATAATGTGAAGGTCGAGGCCGGCGGAGTCGCCGGGTTCGACCTTCTTGGTTTATTGCCGGGTGTCGAGCGGCTGGTGATCGTCGATGTGATGGATGCCGACATGCCGGCGGGCGAGATCGGGTGGTTTGAGCTCGATGAGGACTTCAAGTCGGCGGAGGCGTCGAAGCTGTCTTTCCACCAGGTGGGAGTCGTCGAGCTGCTGCAGATCGCGGGGGTGATCGGGTTAAAGCCGAAGGTGGAGTTCCTGGTGACCCGCCCGATGCTCATGGAGTGGAGCTTTGAGCTGTCCGCTGACGTCCAGCAGGCGGCTGACAAGGCGGTGCAGCACCTCCAGAGGCTCTTTCCACGGCGCGCCGCCTGA
- a CDS encoding nickel-dependent hydrogenase large subunit, translated as MTRVVVDPLTRIEGHLRIEVEVNNGVITDAWSAGTMARGIEILLKNRDPWDAPYVTSRLCGVCEGVHAIASAQALEDAFDIELTEAGRLMRNVFCAGYYVHDHYVHFYVLSALDYLDIMAIANYKGSDPGLLGIKDKIVGLVVKGDTSPFTPRYEPDAFTVNDPDTVTTLVSHYIKAIEMKAKSQKMLNFITGIQPHPNTVMVGGCVATPSREQLLALRELWMEQKEFVDNVYLPDVLAVGTGPLFPLAKLAIGATDGNYLAYPMLPQDGAAKTEDISFGGSNHLFKGGVVNASGARGTLSDIAGINVAPVDYSKITESVTSSWYNYPAGTNALHPSAGVTEFNLNKSGAYSYFKSPRYSSKPMEVGPLARGLVNKFPALVDFFKAGGREGVVARHLCRALITKSIVDQGIAWIDRLIELRTAGPLVGMNEKAVPRNAKGFGVWDAPRGALGHWVEIENHRIKNYQMVVPSTWNAGPRDENGVKGPYEQSLIGAPVPDTENPINVVRIIRSFDPCIACGVHVIDGRTGKVKVINLQ; from the coding sequence ATGACCCGAGTAGTCGTTGACCCGTTAACCAGAATTGAAGGTCACCTCAGGATAGAAGTCGAAGTCAACAACGGCGTCATTACCGATGCCTGGTCAGCCGGCACCATGGCGCGCGGCATCGAAATTCTGCTCAAGAACCGCGACCCCTGGGACGCCCCGTACGTCACCAGCCGGTTGTGCGGCGTTTGCGAAGGCGTCCACGCCATCGCCTCGGCGCAGGCGCTGGAAGATGCCTTCGATATCGAACTGACCGAAGCCGGACGGCTGATGCGCAACGTCTTCTGCGCTGGTTATTACGTTCACGACCACTACGTTCATTTCTATGTCTTATCCGCCCTAGACTACCTGGATATCATGGCTATCGCCAATTATAAAGGGAGCGATCCGGGACTGCTCGGCATCAAGGACAAAATCGTCGGGCTGGTGGTCAAGGGTGACACCTCGCCGTTCACCCCCCGCTATGAACCGGACGCCTTCACCGTCAACGACCCGGACACGGTGACCACGCTGGTCTCTCATTACATCAAAGCCATCGAGATGAAGGCTAAGTCCCAGAAGATGCTGAATTTCATCACTGGCATCCAGCCTCATCCCAACACCGTCATGGTCGGCGGTTGTGTCGCAACGCCATCACGAGAACAGCTGCTCGCTTTGCGCGAACTATGGATGGAGCAGAAAGAGTTCGTCGATAACGTTTACCTGCCGGACGTGCTGGCTGTCGGCACTGGCCCGCTTTTCCCGTTGGCCAAGCTGGCCATCGGCGCCACTGACGGCAACTATTTAGCCTACCCGATGTTGCCGCAGGACGGCGCGGCTAAGACGGAAGACATTTCCTTTGGTGGATCAAACCACCTGTTCAAAGGCGGCGTTGTCAACGCTTCCGGCGCCCGCGGCACGCTTTCCGACATCGCCGGGATAAATGTAGCCCCAGTGGATTACTCCAAGATCACCGAGTCCGTCACCAGTTCCTGGTACAACTACCCGGCCGGCACCAATGCTCTGCATCCTTCGGCCGGGGTGACCGAGTTCAACCTGAACAAGTCCGGCGCCTACTCCTATTTCAAATCCCCGAGGTACAGCAGCAAGCCGATGGAAGTCGGCCCGCTGGCCCGGGGCCTGGTCAACAAATTCCCGGCGCTGGTGGACTTCTTCAAAGCCGGCGGCCGTGAAGGCGTCGTGGCCAGGCACCTGTGCCGCGCGCTGATTACCAAGTCTATCGTCGACCAGGGGATTGCCTGGATCGACCGGCTGATCGAACTCAGGACCGCCGGCCCGCTGGTGGGCATGAACGAGAAGGCGGTGCCCCGCAACGCCAAGGGCTTCGGCGTGTGGGACGCTCCCCGCGGCGCTCTTGGCCACTGGGTGGAGATCGAGAATCACCGTATCAAGAACTACCAGATGGTGGTGCCGTCCACCTGGAACGCCGGACCCCGGGACGAGAACGGCGTCAAAGGCCCGTACGAGCAGTCTCTCATCGGGGCGCCGGTGCCGGACACCGAGAACCCGATCAACGTGGTGCGCATCATCCGGTCGTTTGACCCGTGCATTGCCTGCGGCGTCCACGTCATCGACGGGCGGACCGGCAAGGTCAAGGTCATCAACCTCCAGTAG
- a CDS encoding hydrogenase small subunit, with the protein MDLATLTRPQLNRRDFVKIASLTVAAMGLSQALNPRIVEALEQVAPAKPPVIWLEGQGCTGCTESFLNNLEPSAVSILLDTISLRYHETAMAASGHQADKALTDTIKAGGYVLVIEGAIPLAQNGKFCTIAGKTFVDIVRESAKNAAVIINVGACSSFGGIPRSGPTDAVGYLFRGKELHHVFDDVGNKPVINLPTCPVHNERLVATIVYYLTFGKAPEMDNYHRPLAFYGKLQHDNCARRGQFEARRFVTDFKDPAQQGRCLILKGCKGPIAFQDCWERQWNQRSNYCIQAGVPCVACSQPEFYQETSPLYAHDYDFGVK; encoded by the coding sequence ATGGATCTCGCAACTTTAACCAGGCCTCAACTGAACCGCCGGGATTTTGTCAAGATAGCCAGCTTGACTGTAGCCGCGATGGGACTGAGCCAGGCGCTGAATCCCCGGATTGTCGAGGCATTGGAGCAGGTCGCCCCGGCTAAACCTCCGGTCATCTGGCTCGAAGGCCAGGGCTGCACCGGCTGCACCGAGTCTTTCCTCAATAATCTTGAGCCTTCCGCAGTCTCGATTCTCCTCGACACCATTTCTTTGAGATACCACGAGACGGCAATGGCCGCCTCGGGTCACCAGGCAGACAAAGCCCTTACCGACACTATTAAAGCCGGGGGTTACGTTCTGGTTATCGAGGGTGCTATTCCCCTTGCCCAGAACGGCAAATTCTGCACCATCGCAGGGAAAACCTTCGTCGATATTGTGCGTGAATCGGCTAAAAACGCAGCGGTGATCATCAACGTCGGAGCCTGTTCATCTTTTGGCGGCATTCCGCGCTCCGGCCCGACCGACGCCGTGGGTTACCTCTTCCGCGGTAAGGAACTTCATCATGTCTTCGACGATGTCGGCAACAAGCCGGTCATCAACCTGCCGACCTGCCCGGTGCATAATGAGCGATTGGTAGCCACCATCGTCTACTATCTAACCTTCGGCAAAGCGCCGGAAATGGATAATTACCATCGGCCGCTAGCTTTCTATGGAAAGCTGCAGCACGACAACTGCGCCCGCCGCGGCCAGTTTGAAGCCCGGCGCTTCGTTACCGATTTCAAAGACCCGGCCCAGCAGGGACGGTGTCTAATTCTCAAGGGCTGTAAGGGACCGATCGCCTTCCAGGATTGCTGGGAACGCCAGTGGAATCAGCGGTCCAATTACTGCATCCAGGCGGGGGTCCCCTGCGTCGCCTGTTCCCAGCCTGAGTTCTATCAGGAAACCAGCCCCCTCTACGCCCACGACTATGACTTCGGCGTAAAGTAG
- a CDS encoding c-type cytochrome translates to MRKHDSKVSIIPGTIVALLVLVLPVLGIGGCTGSTTEPTATTTPPPTTADGTLLPTVAGVDATLLYSSKCASCHGTNRQGGVAPALTDVSNFSASFLSSFFSVHFTGVGMAEPLRNSLANYLKTNSVTPPPQTGPIDPAAVYAANCSLCHGAFRQGGLAGPNITPNQITNFTTEARLSTFISAHQSGQNLDKERRDLVAKWLKETP, encoded by the coding sequence TTGCGGAAACACGACTCGAAGGTCAGTATCATTCCCGGAACTATTGTGGCTCTGCTGGTGCTTGTATTGCCGGTACTCGGAATCGGCGGCTGCACCGGGTCGACAACTGAGCCGACCGCAACCACAACTCCCCCGCCAACGACAGCAGACGGGACGCTGTTACCGACAGTAGCCGGAGTGGACGCAACCCTCTTGTACTCCAGTAAATGCGCATCCTGCCACGGCACCAACCGTCAGGGAGGTGTGGCGCCGGCACTCACCGACGTGAGCAACTTCAGCGCCTCATTCCTGAGTTCCTTTTTCAGCGTCCATTTCACCGGGGTGGGTATGGCCGAACCGCTTCGCAACTCGCTCGCGAACTACCTTAAAACAAACTCTGTCACCCCTCCACCACAAACCGGTCCGATCGACCCGGCGGCGGTCTACGCCGCCAATTGCTCGCTGTGTCACGGCGCTTTCCGCCAGGGCGGGTTGGCCGGACCCAATATCACTCCTAACCAAATCACCAACTTCACCACTGAAGCCAGGCTCAGCACCTTCATCTCCGCTCATCAGTCCGGGCAGAATTTGGACAAGGAACGACGTGACCTGGTTGCAAAATGGTTAAAGGAAACCCCGTAA
- a CDS encoding P-II family nitrogen regulator, with the protein MSDGSLIITIVNKGWGEQAMRSAMKAGAEGGTIIMGRGVGIHEEKQNILGIPIEPEKEIVLSVTYPNKTQAILDSVINTCELDEPGSGIAFVIPVQKVVGVCHLNAAKPTENEADRPA; encoded by the coding sequence ATGAGCGACGGATCGTTAATCATCACCATTGTCAACAAAGGATGGGGAGAACAGGCGATGCGTTCCGCGATGAAAGCAGGCGCGGAAGGCGGAACCATAATCATGGGACGCGGGGTAGGTATCCACGAAGAAAAGCAAAATATCCTGGGTATTCCGATCGAGCCTGAAAAAGAAATCGTATTGTCTGTTACCTATCCAAACAAGACCCAAGCGATTCTGGACAGCGTTATTAATACGTGCGAGTTGGATGAACCAGGATCAGGCATAGCTTTCGTCATACCAGTTCAAAAAGTGGTCGGCGTCTGTCACCTGAATGCGGCAAAGCCCACCGAGAACGAGGCCGATAGACCAGCGTAA
- a CDS encoding DUF1538 domain-containing protein, with translation MNLLDLWQTFIITARGVVEAVLPLLFVLFVFQTFFLRLPPRYLLNLLKGALLSATGLLLFLFGVQEGFLPFGYAIGEAFDTMDHRWLVIPLGFILGFVTTRSEPAVRVLCNQVEKTSAGSIRASLILFSACFGVGGFVALGMARIIYSIPILYILIPGYLIVLLLLRFTQPAYISIAFDAGGVATGPVANTFLLGLGLGLASAAGSGEAAVYGLGLVALIALAPIISVMVLGIIIRNKSVTGGN, from the coding sequence TTGAATCTGCTGGATCTGTGGCAGACTTTCATCATCACCGCAAGGGGTGTGGTTGAGGCGGTCTTGCCCTTGCTTTTTGTATTGTTCGTTTTCCAAACCTTTTTCCTTCGGTTGCCGCCGAGGTATTTATTGAACCTACTAAAAGGCGCTTTGCTTTCGGCGACGGGACTGCTGCTGTTCCTGTTCGGGGTCCAGGAAGGATTCCTGCCTTTTGGATATGCCATTGGCGAGGCATTTGATACCATGGATCACCGATGGCTGGTGATTCCCCTCGGTTTTATCCTCGGCTTCGTGACAACCAGAAGTGAACCGGCTGTCCGCGTCCTGTGCAATCAGGTCGAAAAAACATCAGCCGGTTCGATCAGGGCATCACTGATTCTATTTTCCGCCTGTTTCGGCGTCGGTGGGTTTGTCGCTCTGGGAATGGCAAGGATCATCTACAGTATTCCCATTTTATACATATTGATCCCAGGGTACCTTATAGTTCTCTTGCTTCTCAGATTTACTCAGCCTGCCTATATTTCGATTGCTTTTGACGCCGGCGGTGTTGCCACCGGTCCCGTCGCCAACACCTTTCTGCTGGGACTTGGGCTCGGTCTAGCCTCAGCCGCCGGTTCCGGAGAAGCCGCAGTTTATGGCCTGGGCTTGGTGGCTCTGATAGCTCTGGCCCCAATCATTTCAGTAATGGTGCTCGGTATCATCATCAGAAATAAAAGCGTCACAGGAGGCAACTAG
- a CDS encoding DUF1538 domain-containing protein produces the protein MGNLFRETLIGVVKATAPLIVVIILLQVVFVQASGVLFLRFVIGTLLVIAGIVLFLLGIEIGILPAGRLVGSGLIQSRSIWLIAAVAFLIGFSTTIAEPDVLVLSMQAEEISGGEINGNSLVYIIGIGLAVFTVLAMLRILAGIKMAYLLAASYLVVIILAVLTPADFVPLAFDSGSVTTGALTAPIVISLGIGFSSVLAGRSPVSDGFGLIGFASIGPIIAVMIMGIITG, from the coding sequence TTGGGCAACCTTTTTAGAGAGACACTGATCGGGGTTGTTAAGGCGACCGCGCCGCTGATCGTCGTTATTATTCTCTTGCAGGTGGTGTTTGTCCAAGCTTCGGGCGTCCTATTCCTCAGATTCGTTATCGGCACGTTACTGGTTATCGCCGGGATCGTGTTGTTCCTCCTTGGTATCGAAATAGGCATCCTGCCGGCCGGCCGTTTGGTCGGTTCCGGCTTAATCCAAAGCCGGTCTATCTGGCTGATCGCCGCGGTGGCCTTTTTAATCGGCTTCAGTACAACCATTGCCGAACCTGATGTACTGGTGCTTTCGATGCAAGCTGAAGAGATTTCCGGTGGGGAGATAAACGGCAATTCTCTGGTTTATATTATTGGTATCGGGCTGGCGGTGTTTACCGTATTGGCCATGCTGCGCATCCTGGCTGGGATCAAAATGGCTTATTTGTTAGCCGCCAGCTATCTGGTGGTTATTATCCTGGCCGTCTTGACGCCCGCTGACTTTGTTCCGCTGGCCTTCGATTCAGGAAGCGTGACTACCGGAGCGCTGACCGCCCCGATCGTCATATCGCTGGGGATTGGCTTCAGTTCGGTCTTGGCCGGCCGTTCACCGGTCTCAGACGGCTTTGGCCTGATCGGTTTTGCTTCCATCGGCCCTATCATCGCGGTAATGATCATGGGGATAATTACCGGTTGA